In Flavobacteriales bacterium, a single window of DNA contains:
- a CDS encoding sulfotransferase, giving the protein MAQKRIIHIGFPKTGSTFLQRYFSAHPEIHHDRERFKNYVKTGLIDDQLARCDERFLFDILSEELLSIWPGDDSDLDQSRYNMNYDIKAKQIETATQLKRLFPDAKILIVVRGYQSLIPSLYSQYLFGGGTDSFKKVVRTEQHLTLTMYNYDCVIDIYRNLFGNENVLIMPFEFLNDNPEQYLKYLERFFGFSNMNFPSSKIHSSLNNYSVIVVRILNFLISIYLQVLPRKYRKKKFLDYLEWLNSFKEKLNHVLSFGKELIADERELRIEEFRMQSQLLKFEEGLEQYYCYYR; this is encoded by the coding sequence TTAGTGCGCATCCCGAAATTCATCATGATAGGGAAAGATTCAAAAACTACGTGAAAACGGGGCTCATTGATGATCAATTGGCCAGATGTGATGAGCGGTTTCTGTTCGATATTTTGAGTGAAGAGTTACTTTCCATTTGGCCAGGAGATGATTCAGATCTTGATCAATCTCGATACAATATGAACTATGACATAAAAGCGAAGCAGATAGAAACCGCGACCCAATTGAAACGGTTGTTTCCCGATGCCAAGATTCTGATAGTGGTAAGGGGGTATCAGTCACTTATTCCTTCATTGTATTCACAGTACTTATTCGGAGGAGGAACAGATTCTTTCAAAAAGGTGGTAAGAACGGAGCAACACCTGACTTTGACAATGTACAATTATGACTGTGTGATTGATATTTACAGGAATTTATTCGGTAATGAGAATGTGCTCATCATGCCGTTCGAATTTCTCAATGATAATCCCGAACAGTATTTGAAATACTTAGAACGTTTCTTTGGATTTTCAAATATGAACTTCCCTTCTAGTAAAATTCATTCTTCGCTAAATAATTATTCTGTTATAGTGGTAAGGATTCTCAATTTTTTGATATCGATTTATTTACAAGTGCTACCTCGAAAATATCGCAAGAAAAAGTTTCTAGATTATTTGGAGTGGTTAAACAGTTTCAAAGAGAAGCTCAATCACGTACTCAGTTTCGGAAAGGAATTAATTGCGGATGAAAGAGAACTGAGAATTGAAGAATTTAGGATGCAATCTCAATTGTTGAAATTCGAAGAAGGGCTTGAACAGTATTACTGTTATTATCGATGA